From Triticum urartu cultivar G1812 chromosome 2, Tu2.1, whole genome shotgun sequence, a single genomic window includes:
- the LOC125541606 gene encoding uncharacterized protein LOC125541606: MADVPDESATQTQAHGCSSYPFSFPSQPPDIRNWFSSYQYESPEVPELAVDPPAVDNSSETQDPLEFRVAGHSFLKHAPRDGSTDLKGGWFGSQAEPDEVSAREDILPICRSTVEQGTKRKQSLRGLFGSGFLDDYEEATQTESQVVSPVQRSAVDPPWNRNWVGLRSRKRIHEGALEHSELQTDSESTCIAETQTENPVVSAALRSAVDPPWNCNWIGLRSRNRNHEGIVEYSELPTDSESTCIAETQENPAGGLEIDHRKRTVNCGGTSLACIEEGFLEDDIEHCNLPVDSHSKGLAHAEKTKQSLRGLFGAGSLDNHDEATQTESQAVLPVLRSAVDPHWNCNWIGLQNRKRSHEGTIDDSELLTDSESTCIAETQVNPPGGQQTNYSKQPVNCAGTSLAADTSLEDGIKHSNLPDNFPSKGLAGSEKPKRSLRKLFGAGFLNGCDEANESETRVVSAVQRNAVQPLSNCNAAGLPHIEHIHEGAVGYSELLADHEVIGIAETRENPQAGRVIEHNRLPVNCGRMSLLADTEDGFLEAIEHSEPPVNSHSQLVADTEITGIKHHMLPANSNGIGSAVTEESFPRDEISRSKRKLEHKKTEETAAADGFVAIRTKVKSAENCRTNKISKVSTGRENTTLQENRCISGTTPLGQGSTRSPMSDRTNISEVAGAPSLEISGKWKHPRKGKPNVGPPMIQLRLEQWVRRV; encoded by the exons ATGGCCGACGTCCCCGACGAATCCGCCACCCAAACCCAG GCCCATGGATGCAGCTCGTACCCCTTCTCGTTCCCTTCCC AGCCGCCGGACATCAGGAACTGGTTCTCGAGTTACCAGTACGAGTCGCCGGAGGTGCCGGAGCTGGCTGTTGACCCTCCTGCTGTTGACAACAGCAGCGAGACCCAAGACCCGTTGGAG TTCCGGGTGGCTGGGCATTCGTTTCTGAAGCACGCCCCTCGGGATGGCAGTACCGATTTGAAGGGGGGCTGGTTTGGGAGCCAAGCTGAACCTGATGAGGTTTCTGCCAGAGAAGATATCCTTCCGATTTGTAGGAGCACGGTGGAACAGGGCACGAAAAGGAAGCAAAGCCTGCGGGGGCTCTTTGGGTCAGGTTTTCTAGACGATTATGAAGAAGCTACTCAGACTGAAAGTCAGGTTGTGTCGCCTGTGCAGAGAAGTGCAGTGGATCCTCCGTGGAACCGCAACTGGGTCGGCTTACGGAGTAGAAAGCGCATCCATGAAGGCGCACTTGAACACAGCGAGCTGCAGACAGATAGTGAAAGCACTTGTATAGCTGAAACTCAAACTGAAAATCCGGTGGTGTCGGCTGCACTGAGAAGTGCAGTGGATCCTCCGTGGAACTGCAACTGGATAGGCTTACGGAGTAGAAACCGCAACCACGAAGGCATAGTTGAATACAGCGAGCTGCCGACGGATAGTGAGAGCACTTGTATAGCTGAAACTCAAGAAAACCCTGCAGGAGGTTTGGAGATTGACCACAGAAAACGGACAGTTAATTGCGGCGGTACTAGTTTAGCTTGTATTGAGGAAGGTTTCCTAGAAGATGACATTGAACACTGCAACCTGCCAGTTGATTCTCACAGTAAAGGCCTGGCACATGCTGAGAAAACTAAGCAAAGTCTACGAGGGTTGTTTGGAGCAGGTTCTTTAGACAACCATGATGAAGCTACTCAAACTGAAAGTCAGGCAGTGTTGCCTGTGCTGAGAAGTGCAGTGGATCCTCATTGGAACTGCAACTGGATAGGCTTACAGAATAGAAAGCGCAGCCATGAAGGCACAATTGATGACAGCGAGTTGCTGACGGATAGTGAGAGCACTTGTATAGCTGAAACTCAAGTAAATCCCCCAGGAGGTCAGCAGACCAACTACAGCAAACAGCCAGTTAATTGTGCTGGTACTAGTTTAGCAGCAGATACTAGCCTAGAAGATGGCATTAAACATAGCAACCTGCCGGATAATTTTCCTAGTAAAGGCCTAGCGGGTAGTGAGAAGCCTAAGCGAAGTCTGCGAAAATTGTTTGGAGCAGGTTTTCTCAACGGTTGTGATGAAGCTAATGAATCGGAAACTCGGGTGGTGTCTGCTGTACAGAGAAATGCAGTGCAGCCTCTGTCAAATTGCAATGCTGCAGGCTTGCCTCACAttgaacatatccatgaaggcgCAGTCGGATACAGTGAGCTACTGGCAGATCATGAAGTCATCGGTATAGCTGAAACTCGAGAAAATCCCCAAGCAGGCCGGGTGATTGAACACAACAGACTGCCTGTTAACTGTGGTAGAATGAGTTTATTAGCAGATACTGAAGATGGTTTCCTAGAAGCTATTGAACACAGCGAACCACCAGTCAATTCTCATAGTCAACTCGTAGCTGATACTGAGATAACTGGCATCAAACACCACATGCTGCCTGCTAATTCTAATGGTATTGGTTCAGCTGTCACAGAAGAAAGCTTTCCTAGAGATGAAATCAGCCGAAGCAAGCGTAAACTGGAGCATAAGAAAACAGAAGAAACAGCTGCGGCGGATGGTTTCGTTGCCATCAGGACAAAGGTGAAGTCAGCTGAGAATTGCAGGACAAACAAGATTTCCAAGGTCTCAACAGGAAGAGAGAACACAACATTGCAAGAGAACCGCTGCATTTCGGGGACTACACCTTTGGGCCAAGGTAGCACTAGAAGCCCCATGTCAGATAGGACCAATATTTCAGAAGTTGCTGGAGCTCCATCACTGGAGATTAGCGGCAAATGGAAGCACCCTCGTAAAGGCAAGCCCAATGTTGGACCTCCGATGATACAGCTGCGGTTGGAACAATGGGTGCGCCGAGTGTAA